A genomic region of Methanobacterium sp. SMA-27 contains the following coding sequences:
- a CDS encoding DUF5518 domain-containing protein — protein sequence MVYVRWNTVIIGVVIAIILGFILGLISPSGAFIGFLIATIYVGYMIGGDYINGAVNGALVGIVAAIVLFILALIGFGVAASISNIIILAIIGAIGGVIGVLIGGRGRGRGRL from the coding sequence ATGGTTTATGTACGATGGAATACTGTAATAATTGGAGTAGTAATTGCAATAATTCTTGGTTTTATCCTTGGTTTGATATCACCATCGGGAGCATTCATAGGATTCTTAATAGCCACAATTTATGTTGGTTATATGATAGGAGGAGACTACATAAATGGAGCTGTCAATGGGGCACTTGTTGGTATCGTTGCAGCAATAGTATTATTCATACTTGCTTTAATTGGATTTGGAGTTGCAGCAAGTATAAGTAACATAATAATTCTTGCAATTATCGGTGCAATAGGTGGAGTAATAGGAGTTTTAATAGGAGGTAGGGGCAGAGGTAGGGGCAGATTATAA
- a CDS encoding B12-binding domain-containing radical SAM protein, with product MNKKFDILLINPYDENALKNALGFITPPTNLMYLASSLEKESYSVKIVDDDLLQMGYEKVSELAEKLNPQIVGVTATTSTIKSALKYVELIKNILPNSLTVIGGPHTTFMPSETLKSSENLDVVVMGEGEETIVDLAKYSNKSINDLEEVKGIVYRDLMNGNIKTTQKRPLIKDLDALPFPARHLVPFDSYGASKEQTGGIITSRGCVYNCNYCSSSLIMGKKFRSRSPDNVVDEIEELINQYQIRDIGFMDDTFMLNKRRANDIANEIKARDLDLSFVASSRVDSVDQNLLQNMKSAGLKTIYYGVESGSQRILDLMKKGITLKQAEDAVKSAKNVDLEVLTSFILGYPGETEEDMNKTIDFSTKLDSDYSQYSILTPFPGTPIYNELKEKDLIDNDDWDEYTVLKPVLKYDEMGLNKNMVERKLAMAYLKFYARPSYLMNHRHMFKVMFKTVMRSFILPKLMGGTGKGWYQNLDNNTSSK from the coding sequence ATGAATAAAAAATTTGATATACTGCTTATAAATCCTTATGATGAGAATGCATTGAAGAATGCTCTTGGTTTCATTACCCCTCCTACAAATCTTATGTACTTGGCATCATCACTTGAGAAAGAATCTTACTCAGTTAAAATTGTAGATGATGATCTTCTTCAGATGGGCTACGAAAAGGTTTCTGAGCTGGCAGAAAAGCTCAATCCACAAATTGTAGGTGTTACAGCAACCACATCTACTATAAAAAGCGCATTGAAATACGTGGAACTAATCAAAAACATTCTACCCAATTCATTAACTGTAATTGGTGGACCCCACACTACTTTCATGCCATCTGAAACCTTAAAGAGTTCAGAAAATCTGGATGTAGTAGTTATGGGTGAGGGAGAGGAAACAATTGTGGATTTGGCCAAATATTCCAACAAAAGTATCAATGATCTTGAAGAGGTAAAAGGAATTGTTTACAGGGATTTAATGAATGGAAATATAAAAACAACACAAAAACGACCTTTGATAAAAGATCTTGACGCATTACCTTTCCCGGCAAGACATCTTGTACCTTTTGATTCATATGGTGCTTCTAAAGAACAGACGGGTGGGATAATTACGAGCAGAGGTTGTGTGTACAACTGTAACTACTGTTCATCATCATTAATCATGGGTAAAAAGTTCCGATCACGCAGTCCAGACAACGTCGTGGACGAAATTGAAGAATTAATAAACCAATATCAAATAAGAGATATAGGATTCATGGATGACACATTCATGCTCAATAAAAGAAGAGCTAACGATATAGCAAATGAAATCAAAGCCAGAGATCTAGATTTAAGCTTCGTTGCATCATCACGGGTTGACAGTGTAGACCAGAATTTACTTCAAAATATGAAAAGTGCAGGATTAAAAACAATCTATTACGGTGTGGAATCGGGGTCACAGCGTATATTGGACCTTATGAAAAAAGGCATAACATTAAAACAAGCTGAAGATGCGGTTAAAAGTGCTAAAAATGTGGATCTAGAAGTTTTAACCTCTTTTATATTAGGATATCCTGGAGAAACCGAAGAAGATATGAATAAGACCATAGATTTCTCAACAAAACTTGACTCAGACTACTCACAATATTCCATCCTAACACCATTCCCCGGAACACCTATCTACAATGAACTCAAAGAAAAAGATTTAATAGACAATGATGACTGGGATGAATACACTGTACTTAAACCAGTTTTAAAATATGATGAAATGGGTTTAAACAAAAATATGGTTGAAAGAAAACTGGCCATGGCATATTTAAAATTTTATGCAAGACCAAGCTATCTCATGAACCATCGGCATATGTTCAAGGTTATGTTTAAAACAGTTATGCGAAGTTTTATACTTCCAAAACTCATGGGAGGCACCGGTAAAGGTTGGTATCAAAACCTAGACAACAACACATCATCAAAATAG
- a CDS encoding DUF5518 domain-containing protein, protein MVSVGAIVEGFILAIIITVVLSILGVGSVIGLPVAIFGFLIAGIIVGYISYGDIIDGVINGALMGVAGAIILWILSLFKGQIAAFSSQLSTFVPLNSAPELILVIVAGAIGGLIGALILLLNRRNRRNYGGRRDGDRRDDRDRRDDRRDDDRRDDRDRRDDRRDDRDRRDDRRDDRDRRD, encoded by the coding sequence ATGGTAAGTGTTGGAGCTATAGTTGAAGGTTTTATTTTGGCAATTATAATTACTGTAGTGTTGTCAATTTTGGGTGTTGGATCAGTTATTGGATTGCCAGTTGCAATATTTGGTTTTCTAATCGCAGGTATAATAGTTGGATACATATCTTATGGTGATATTATTGATGGTGTGATTAATGGGGCACTTATGGGTGTTGCTGGTGCAATAATCTTATGGATACTAAGCTTATTTAAAGGTCAGATAGCTGCATTCTCTTCACAGTTATCAACCTTTGTCCCATTAAACTCAGCACCAGAATTAATTCTTGTAATAGTCGCAGGCGCAATAGGCGGTTTAATCGGCGCTCTAATATTATTATTAAACCGCAGAAACCGCAGAAACTATGGCGGCCGAAGGGACGGAGATCGAAGGGATGATAGAGATCGAAGAGATGATAGAAGGGATGATGATAGAAGGGATGATAGAGATAGGAGAGATGATAGAAGGGACGATAGAGATAGGAGAGATGATAGAAGGGACGATAGAGATAGGAGAGACTAA
- a CDS encoding PRC-barrel domain-containing protein: MKISDELIGKDVIDESGDQIGIVKDVEWDFETNTVTSIHLKEAGISAKIGLGDKKIVPYEKIEAIGDSVLIKGKIFKTE; encoded by the coding sequence ATGAAAATATCAGATGAATTGATTGGAAAAGATGTTATAGACGAATCTGGAGACCAAATAGGTATAGTAAAGGATGTAGAATGGGATTTTGAAACCAACACCGTAACATCTATACATTTAAAAGAAGCAGGAATATCAGCAAAAATAGGCCTAGGCGATAAAAAAATAGTACCCTATGAAAAGATTGAAGCAATAGGAGATAGTGTTCTAATTAAAGGCAAAATTTTCAAGACCGAATAA
- a CDS encoding histone family protein: MNELPIAPIGRIIKHADANIRISEDAKEALGKVLEECGEDISKQALLLAKHAGRVTVKAVDIELAIKEIG; the protein is encoded by the coding sequence ATGAATGAACTACCAATAGCTCCAATAGGAAGAATAATAAAACATGCAGATGCAAATATAAGAATCAGTGAGGATGCTAAAGAAGCTTTAGGAAAAGTTTTAGAAGAATGTGGAGAAGATATTTCCAAACAAGCACTTTTACTTGCAAAACACGCTGGAAGAGTAACTGTTAAAGCAGTAGATATTGAACTGGCAATTAAAGAAATAGGTTAA